One stretch of Ooceraea biroi isolate clonal line C1 chromosome 4, Obir_v5.4, whole genome shotgun sequence DNA includes these proteins:
- the LOC105283968 gene encoding ras GTPase-activating protein-binding protein 2, with protein sequence MVMEASPSPQSVGREFVRQYYTLLNQAPAHLHRFYNQHSSFVHGGLDSNRESTPAIGQKQIHQKIQQLNFRDCHAKISQVDSQLTLENGVVVQVSGELSNAGQPMRRFTQTFVLAVQAPKTYYVHNDIFRYQDLIFPDEDEADVSGADGGESGEREVEEIGRTEPEEDEHQTQAQQLSAPAPAAEQQAQPALIPTQQPPLQQQQPMAYYAAPPQPHVHSVLQQVLNGTVHEEVINQQPPQQQQQQPPPLPPAQQHQYIAEPTAPSQFVQEAELNGSSEQQQQTGENEPQAPTEERNEQAETETFTASAQETEPEHQVANTTVNNSGPKTYANLVKSFPSTTGATSPQAPKISMSPPPMTNLRLDDRSPLHPTNNGPASMSVSNNVSAAQQQMHRVGGNQPPQQQQHPQQQRVPRGGLVQRDGERRGTRPGQYSDAHQLFLGNLPHNASENDLRQVFERYGRVAELRVHSKSNDRCKGPQGGNNTTRVPNYGFITFEDQQVVTKVLNSLPIYYPDESGQKLNVEEKKVRPRMSMDGSGGRLNSGDGGMRSMGGQQQQQQQQQRGPGGPGGVMRGGQHGTRGGRGGFSRGGDGGRGGGGMRQPGNPSNPGYQNRR encoded by the exons ATGGTCATGGAGGCATCCCCTTCTCCACAGAGCGTAGGGCGTGAATTCGTCCGCCAATATTACACCTTGCTGAATCAGGCTCCTGCTCATCTGCATAG GTTCTACAATCAGCATTCTTCCTTTGTGCACGGGGGATTGGATTCCAATCGAGAATCTACCCCAGCAATTGGCCAAAAGCAAATACACCAGAAAATTCAACAACTAAACTTTCGCGATTGCCACGCTAAGATAAGCCAAGTCGACTCCCAACTTACTCTGGAAAATGGAGTTGTTGTACAg GTATCCGGAGAGCTGTCCAATGCCGGTCAGCCGATGCGCCGATTTACGCAAACCTTTGTGTTGGCGGTACAAGCTCCCAAGACTTATTATGTGCACAACGATATCTTCCGCTATCAAGACCTGATATTCCCCGATGAGGATGAAGCTGACGTAAGCGGTGCGGATGGCGGTGAAAGCGGCGAGAGAGAGGTCGAGGAGATCGGTCGAACCGAGCCTGAAGAAGATGAACACCAGACGCAGGCGCAGCAACTGTCGGCTCCCGCTCCAGCAGCCGAGCAGCAAGCTCAACCAGCTCTTATTCCAACGCAGCAACCGCCACTTCAGCAGCAACAGCCGATGGCGTACTATGCTGCGCCACCACAGCCACAT GTTCATTCGGTCCTTCAACAAGTCCTGAACGGAACGGTGCACGAGGAAGTGATCAATCAGCAACCTccgcaacaacagcagcagcaaccgcCCCCGCTGCCTCCTGCCCAGCAACATCAATACATAGCTGAGCCAACTGCGCCATCCCAATTCGTGCAGGAAGCAGAACTGAACGGAAGCAGCGAGCAACAGCAGCAGACGGGTGAGAATGAGCCGCAAGCGCCAACGGAGGAGAGGAACGAGCAGGCTGAAACGGAAACCTTCACCGCGTCCGCGCAGGAGACCGAACCTGAGCATCAAGTGGCGAACACTACTGTCAACAACAGTGGACCCAAAACCTACGCGAACTTGGTAAAGTCTTTCCCGAGTACTACTGGCGCTACTAGCCCTCAAGCTCCAAAAATCTCCATGTCTCCG CCACCAATGACGAACCTACGCTTGGACGATAGATCGCCGTTGCATCCGACGAACAACGGGCCAGCATCCATGTCCGTGTCCAACAACGTGTCTGCGGCTCAGCAGCAGATGCATCGAGTGGGCGGAAATCAACCGccgcaacagcaacagcatcCACAGCAGCAACGCGTCCCGCGAGGAGGATTGGTGCAGAGAG ATGGAGAACGACGTGGGACGAGACCAGGACAGTATAGTGACGCTCATCAGCTGTTTCTGGGCAACTTGCCGCACAATGCATCCGAAAATGATTTGCGCCAAGTATTTGAACGTTACGGCAGAGTTGCTGAATTACGCGTGCATAGTAAATCAAACGACAGGTGCAAAGGCCCTCAAGGCGGAAACAACACCACGCGAGTGCCTAACTATGGATTTATAACGTTCGAAGATCAACAGGTTGTGACTAAGGTGTTGAATTCTCTG CCTATCTATTATCCAGACGAGAGTGGTCAAAAGTTGAATGTGGAGGAAAAGAAGGTGAGGCCTAGGATGTCTATGGATGGTAGCGGTGGAAGATTGAATTCTGGTGACGGCGGCATGCGTTCCATGGGTGgccagcaacaacaacagcagcagcagcaacgtgGACCAg GCGGACCCGGAGGCGTAATGAGAGGCGGTCAACATGGGACACGAGGTGGACGCGGAGGATTTTCACGGGGCGGTGATGGTGGCAGAGGCGGTGGCGGTATGCGGCAGCCGGGCAATCCGAGCAATCCCGGCTATCAGAACCGTCGCTAA